One Streptomyces lincolnensis genomic region harbors:
- a CDS encoding phosphotransferase family protein, with product MDSWERARLVLDGAHLSADRLAHLRPLTGGTYNTVEELLLTDGSRYVLKVAPDPSVPGMRHEKRLLVAEAEFYRAAAEAGVPAPRTLALGEEPAVAHLLMTACPGEPWDGSVTDAERAPLRTELGRQTARLHRITGPGFGYPSGALGPLAPDWRTAFGIMVEAVLDDVRDYRARLPRPVETVARTLRAGFPALDEVITPRLVHFDLWDGNILLDRPAGEEPRIGGLIDGERMFWGDPLADFVSLALLADIEQDTAFLAGYRDAGGRTDFDASARLRLALYRAYLYLIMLTEGVPRAFEADRWRWLEEAVAPELVAALDEIEDLAPRLGPVGP from the coding sequence ATGGACTCCTGGGAACGTGCCCGGCTCGTACTGGACGGCGCACATCTGTCCGCGGACCGCCTCGCCCACCTCCGCCCGCTGACCGGCGGCACCTACAACACGGTGGAGGAACTCCTCCTCACCGACGGCAGCCGCTACGTCCTGAAGGTCGCCCCCGACCCCTCCGTCCCCGGGATGAGGCACGAGAAGCGGCTCCTGGTCGCCGAAGCGGAGTTCTACCGCGCGGCCGCCGAGGCCGGCGTCCCGGCACCGCGCACCCTCGCCCTCGGCGAGGAGCCCGCCGTGGCGCATCTGCTGATGACGGCCTGCCCCGGCGAACCCTGGGACGGGTCCGTCACGGACGCCGAACGGGCCCCGCTGCGCACCGAGTTGGGCCGCCAGACGGCCCGGCTGCACCGGATCACCGGGCCCGGCTTCGGCTACCCCTCCGGCGCCCTCGGACCGCTCGCCCCCGACTGGCGGACCGCCTTCGGCATCATGGTCGAGGCGGTCCTGGACGACGTCCGCGACTACCGGGCCCGGCTGCCGCGTCCCGTCGAGACGGTGGCCCGCACGCTCAGGGCCGGTTTCCCCGCTCTCGACGAGGTCATCACACCCCGTCTGGTCCACTTCGACCTGTGGGACGGGAACATCCTCCTGGACCGCCCGGCAGGCGAGGAGCCCCGCATCGGCGGGCTCATCGACGGCGAGCGGATGTTCTGGGGCGATCCCCTCGCCGACTTCGTCTCCCTGGCGCTGCTGGCGGACATCGAGCAGGACACGGCGTTCCTCGCGGGCTACCGGGACGCCGGCGGCCGGACGGACTTCGACGCCTCGGCCCGTCTGCGCCTCGCCCTCTACCGGGCCTACCTCTACCTGATCATGCTCACCGAAGGAGTCCCGCGGGCCTTCGAGGCCGATCGTTGGCGATGGCTGGAGGAGGCGGTCGCCCCCGAACTCGTGGCCGCGCTGGACGAGATCGAGGATCTCGCCCCGCGGCTCGGGCCCGTCGGCCCTTGA
- a CDS encoding SDR family oxidoreductase, whose product MSTSAGSRIVVTGATGNVGTSLVRLLSEDPEVESVRGLARRIPDWSPRKTEWSAVDLASEQADLVKEFEGAAAVVHLAWAFQPTHDPATTWRTNVLGSMRVFDAVAAAGVPTLVHASSVGAYSPGPKGHAVDESWPTHGWPDAAYCREKAYLERALDTFERDRPGVRVVRMRPAFLFKRESASEQRRIFGGRFLPGPLARPELLPFLPDIPGLRVQALHTDDAADAYRLAVHSDVRGAFNLAGEPPVDAELLGEMLGARPVRLPRAAARSAIAAAWGLHLLPASPHLFDAVLRLPLMDCTRARAELRWRPEHTATEVLEEFLQGMQQGAGARTEPMRGRKVG is encoded by the coding sequence GTGAGCACTTCAGCGGGCAGCAGGATCGTCGTCACGGGCGCCACCGGCAACGTGGGCACCAGCCTGGTGCGCCTTCTCTCCGAGGACCCGGAGGTCGAGTCCGTGCGCGGCCTGGCACGCCGGATCCCCGACTGGTCGCCGCGGAAGACCGAGTGGTCCGCCGTCGATCTGGCGTCCGAGCAGGCCGATCTCGTCAAGGAGTTCGAGGGGGCCGCCGCGGTGGTCCATCTGGCCTGGGCGTTCCAGCCCACGCACGATCCGGCGACCACCTGGCGCACGAACGTCCTCGGTTCCATGCGGGTGTTCGACGCGGTGGCCGCCGCCGGTGTGCCGACGCTGGTGCACGCGTCGTCCGTCGGCGCGTACTCCCCCGGCCCCAAGGGGCACGCGGTGGACGAGTCGTGGCCGACGCACGGCTGGCCGGACGCGGCGTACTGCCGGGAGAAGGCCTATCTGGAGCGTGCGCTGGACACGTTCGAGCGTGACCGTCCCGGCGTGCGGGTGGTGCGGATGCGGCCGGCCTTCCTCTTCAAGCGGGAGTCGGCGAGCGAGCAGCGCCGGATCTTCGGCGGCCGCTTCCTGCCGGGCCCGCTGGCGCGGCCGGAGCTGCTGCCGTTCCTGCCCGACATCCCGGGGCTGCGGGTGCAGGCGCTGCACACCGACGACGCGGCCGACGCCTACCGGCTCGCGGTGCACTCGGACGTGCGCGGTGCCTTCAACCTGGCGGGCGAGCCGCCGGTCGACGCGGAGCTGCTGGGTGAGATGCTCGGCGCCCGCCCGGTGCGTCTGCCGCGGGCGGCGGCCCGTTCGGCGATCGCCGCCGCCTGGGGCCTGCACCTGCTGCCCGCCTCCCCGCACCTCTTCGACGCGGTCCTCAGGCTTCCCCTGATGGACTGCACCCGCGCCCGCGCGGAACTGCGCTGGCGCCCGGAGCACACGGCGACCGAGGTGCTGGAGGAGTTCCTCCAGGGCATGCAGCAGGGTGCGGGGGCCCGGACGGAGCCGATGAGGGGCCGCAAGGTGGGCTGA
- a CDS encoding M1 family metallopeptidase yields MTAALTAPAAGAAPATSRDSVPVPGAPGLGDPLFPLDGNGGYTVDRYLLDFDWQAPKTPFRAKATIRATATTELSRFNLDFAGNTLHEVTIDGTPAEAVREGDELIVTPWLPLPRKSTFTVTVTYTADPTQIRHRDDAIEDYGWIPTPSGTVLYPQPNGAKMVFPANDHPSQRAPVTFRVTAPTGLTAVANGRLVSREPLTGGRERWTYDSEQPVSTQLVQMAVGRLTAVDRPTTNGVPLRDFVPDELVDRTDEYLDLTPQHLRWLEQRLGAYPFKRYGVLVGDTDLGVALETQTLSLVPKADLLGTRVDAERTLVHELVHQWFGDSVALRTWSDLWLSEGHARFYERLYSEEHGGDSFEAAMKTAYTNHNLWRRDFGAPAEPTEPNLFKRMRYDGSALVLYALREKVGDETFRKIDRAWVTKYRGRTASTQDFMDLASAVSGQDLASFLRPWLYGPTTPPMPNHPDWVATPVP; encoded by the coding sequence ATGACCGCCGCCCTCACCGCACCCGCCGCCGGCGCCGCCCCGGCCACGAGCCGCGACTCGGTCCCCGTCCCCGGTGCCCCCGGGCTCGGCGACCCGCTCTTCCCCCTCGACGGCAACGGCGGCTACACCGTGGACCGCTACCTCCTCGACTTCGACTGGCAGGCACCGAAGACACCGTTCAGGGCGAAGGCCACCATCCGGGCCACCGCCACCACGGAGTTGTCCCGGTTCAACCTGGACTTCGCGGGCAACACCCTGCACGAGGTCACCATCGACGGCACCCCCGCCGAAGCGGTGCGCGAGGGCGACGAACTGATCGTCACACCCTGGCTGCCGCTGCCCCGCAAGAGCACCTTCACCGTCACGGTCACCTACACCGCCGACCCCACCCAGATCCGCCACCGTGACGACGCCATCGAGGACTACGGCTGGATCCCCACGCCCAGCGGCACCGTGCTGTACCCGCAGCCCAACGGCGCGAAGATGGTCTTCCCGGCGAACGACCACCCGAGTCAGCGCGCGCCCGTCACCTTCCGTGTCACCGCACCCACGGGACTGACCGCGGTGGCGAACGGCAGGCTCGTCTCGCGTGAACCGCTCACCGGCGGCCGGGAGCGCTGGACGTACGACTCCGAACAGCCCGTCTCCACCCAGCTGGTGCAGATGGCCGTCGGCAGACTCACCGCCGTCGACCGGCCGACGACCAACGGCGTGCCGCTGCGCGACTTCGTACCCGACGAGCTCGTCGACCGGACCGACGAGTACCTCGACCTCACCCCGCAGCACCTCCGCTGGCTCGAACAGCGCCTCGGCGCCTATCCGTTCAAGCGATACGGCGTGCTGGTCGGGGACACCGACCTCGGGGTCGCGCTGGAGACACAGACCCTCTCACTGGTCCCCAAGGCCGACCTGCTCGGTACCAGGGTGGACGCCGAGCGCACCCTCGTCCACGAGCTGGTCCACCAGTGGTTCGGCGACAGCGTGGCCCTGCGCACCTGGTCGGACCTGTGGCTCAGCGAGGGCCACGCCCGCTTCTACGAGCGCCTGTACTCCGAGGAGCACGGCGGCGACAGTTTCGAGGCGGCCATGAAGACCGCGTACACGAACCACAACCTGTGGCGCCGCGACTTCGGTGCCCCGGCCGAGCCCACCGAACCCAACCTGTTCAAACGGATGCGCTACGACGGCTCGGCCCTCGTGCTCTACGCGCTGCGCGAGAAGGTCGGCGACGAGACCTTCCGGAAGATCGACCGGGCCTGGGTCACGAAGTACCGCGGGAGAACCGCGAGCACCCAGGACTTCATGGACCTGGCGTCCGCGGTGTCGGGCCAGGATCTGGCATCCTTCCTCCGCCCCTGGCTGTACGGCCCCACGACACCACCCATGCCGAACCACCCCGACTGGGTGGCGACCCCGGTCCCGTGA
- a CDS encoding M15 family metallopeptidase, producing the protein MSEIILMSDARVAAVAVEECGEPLVDVSGSLLVDDRKYKDSLGAETHLRRGVLERLLRAQSLLPDGLRLLFVEGYRPPALQRRYFERYADELRAAHPQWAADRIRTAASRYVSPPEIAPHTAGAAVDLTLADADGRELDLGTAMNASPEESGGACYTDAAGISEEARENRAVLGRALGAAGLVNYPTEWWHWSYGDRYWALATGAAVAPYGPKELEAQEAGA; encoded by the coding sequence ATGAGTGAGATCATCCTGATGTCCGACGCCCGCGTGGCCGCCGTCGCCGTCGAGGAGTGCGGCGAGCCGCTCGTGGACGTGAGCGGGTCCCTGCTCGTCGACGACCGCAAGTACAAGGACTCCCTCGGAGCGGAGACCCATCTCCGGCGGGGCGTCCTGGAACGGCTGCTGCGGGCGCAGTCCCTGCTCCCCGACGGGCTGCGGCTCCTGTTCGTCGAGGGGTACCGGCCGCCGGCCCTCCAGCGGCGGTACTTCGAGCGGTACGCCGACGAGTTGCGGGCCGCACATCCGCAGTGGGCCGCGGACCGTATCCGAACCGCGGCCAGCCGGTACGTGTCGCCGCCCGAGATAGCGCCGCACACGGCGGGGGCGGCCGTCGACCTGACGCTCGCCGACGCGGACGGGCGTGAACTCGATCTCGGTACGGCGATGAACGCCAGCCCCGAGGAGAGCGGCGGGGCCTGTTACACCGACGCGGCCGGGATCTCCGAGGAGGCCAGGGAGAACCGGGCGGTGCTGGGGCGGGCGCTGGGCGCGGCCGGGCTCGTCAACTACCCCACGGAGTGGTGGCATTGGTCGTACGGGGACCGGTACTGGGCGTTGGCCACCGGGGCCGCTGTCGCTCCGTACGGGCCGAAGGAGCTGGAGGCCCAGGAGGCCGGAGCCTAG
- a CDS encoding PAS domain-containing protein, with the protein MWRNRAFLIFDRVSVPVAVCDVYGAVLLANPAMAAECGTAPGRLRGREVLDLFRPREAGQVERIAQALRLRHRSRYQVSVTWEGPGGTRKYGELTADPVSDTVEETPALLVMLRVLGEREPHAREAAPVRVAPVEARILALLAGGATTARAARETGLTTDGVTYHLRRLSARWGAANRTELVARAYALGVLTSGVWPPTPASATPASVTPASTTEE; encoded by the coding sequence ATGTGGCGCAACCGCGCCTTCCTGATCTTCGACCGGGTCTCGGTGCCGGTCGCGGTCTGCGATGTGTACGGCGCTGTCCTGCTGGCCAATCCGGCGATGGCCGCGGAGTGCGGGACCGCGCCGGGGCGGCTGCGCGGGCGTGAGGTGCTGGACCTGTTCCGCCCGCGGGAGGCAGGTCAGGTGGAGCGGATCGCCCAGGCGCTGCGGCTGCGGCACCGGTCCCGCTACCAGGTGTCGGTGACCTGGGAGGGGCCCGGCGGTACGCGGAAGTACGGGGAGCTGACGGCGGACCCGGTGAGCGACACGGTCGAGGAGACGCCCGCGCTGCTGGTGATGCTGCGGGTCCTGGGCGAGCGCGAGCCGCACGCACGGGAGGCGGCACCCGTGCGGGTCGCGCCGGTCGAGGCCCGCATCCTGGCCCTGCTCGCCGGCGGCGCCACCACCGCACGGGCCGCCCGCGAGACCGGGCTCACCACGGACGGCGTCACCTACCACCTGCGGCGCCTGTCCGCGCGCTGGGGCGCGGCGAACCGTACGGAACTGGTCGCGCGCGCCTACGCGCTGGGGGTGCTGACCTCCGGGGTGTGGCCGCCGACACCGGCCTCGGCGACACCGGCCTCAGTGACACCGGCCTCTACGACCGAGGAGTAG
- a CDS encoding DUF3626 domain-containing protein codes for MDFRDVGSVRARLALRHVAGVSSGPALAGDLRITLNFHPDRLVRGLSVLDALAQDGAYHSQFVTGTSNGGLTAHPGGDRWRWESRIFGGAYDDADPHERPVYGALNFRGQVVGAAPRFGSSHFRLTGAASARATFCYPDSAAEPVDFGVAAGMSLIALAEGDEQDALNDYIEAQVHAGVVLARDVEALVLDACYRGTSVEAAARRLPCPVEWHPGYRLTVAELYRHADYRGPEYADLGARIAEDGRIDPRIIGDAARTGRHELQDLKMVWHTLARFGAPEGAGTALRQSAVYSSVVEAGVTEAGVAEAGVGGHTPEVSTPSA; via the coding sequence GTGGATTTCCGGGATGTCGGTTCGGTGAGGGCGCGGCTCGCGCTGCGCCATGTTGCGGGTGTCTCCTCGGGGCCGGCCCTCGCCGGTGACCTGCGCATCACGCTCAACTTCCACCCGGACCGGCTGGTGCGCGGCCTGTCCGTCCTGGACGCGCTGGCCCAGGACGGCGCCTACCACTCGCAGTTCGTCACCGGTACCAGCAACGGCGGGCTCACCGCCCATCCCGGCGGCGACCGCTGGCGCTGGGAGAGCCGGATCTTCGGCGGCGCCTACGACGACGCGGACCCCCATGAGCGGCCCGTGTACGGCGCGTTGAACTTCCGCGGCCAGGTCGTCGGCGCCGCTCCTCGGTTCGGTTCCTCGCACTTCCGGCTGACCGGTGCCGCGTCGGCCCGGGCCACCTTCTGCTACCCCGACAGCGCCGCCGAGCCGGTCGACTTCGGCGTCGCCGCCGGGATGTCCCTGATCGCACTGGCCGAGGGGGACGAGCAGGACGCCCTCAACGACTACATCGAGGCCCAGGTGCACGCCGGTGTCGTCCTCGCCCGGGACGTGGAGGCGCTCGTCCTGGACGCCTGCTACCGCGGTACGTCCGTGGAGGCGGCCGCGCGTCGGCTGCCCTGCCCGGTGGAGTGGCACCCCGGCTACCGCCTCACGGTCGCCGAGCTGTACCGCCACGCCGACTACCGCGGGCCGGAGTACGCCGACCTGGGCGCCCGCATCGCCGAGGACGGCCGGATCGACCCACGGATCATCGGCGACGCGGCCCGCACGGGGCGCCACGAACTCCAGGACCTGAAGATGGTGTGGCACACCCTGGCCCGCTTCGGCGCGCCGGAGGGAGCGGGGACGGCCCTGCGGCAGAGCGCCGTCTACTCCTCGGTCGTAGAGGCCGGTGTCACTGAGGCCGGTGTCGCCGAGGCCGGTGTCGGCGGCCACACCCCGGAGGTCAGCACCCCCAGCGCGTAG
- a CDS encoding FBP domain-containing protein → MRSLTEQDIRTSFINCSKGEAKRLAVPRDLAERPWDDLDFLGWRDPGAPDRSYLVAERDGKLLGVTMRFPSSQRGFLHRSMCSLCLTTHRGGGVSLMTARKAGTAGREGNSVGLYMCTDLACSLYLRGRKIPDSGSRFEESLTLEEQISRTTDNLNAFLGKLRDPVRN, encoded by the coding sequence ATGAGATCACTCACCGAGCAGGACATCCGCACCTCTTTTATCAACTGCTCCAAAGGGGAGGCCAAGCGCCTGGCCGTTCCCAGGGATCTCGCCGAACGCCCCTGGGACGACCTGGACTTCCTCGGCTGGCGAGATCCCGGAGCGCCCGACCGCAGCTATCTGGTGGCCGAGCGGGACGGGAAACTCCTCGGCGTCACCATGCGCTTCCCGTCCTCGCAGCGCGGCTTCCTGCACCGCAGCATGTGCTCGCTCTGTCTGACCACCCACCGCGGCGGTGGTGTCTCCCTGATGACCGCCCGCAAGGCGGGGACGGCCGGCCGCGAGGGCAACTCGGTGGGCCTGTACATGTGCACCGACCTCGCCTGCTCCCTCTATCTCCGCGGCCGGAAGATCCCGGACTCCGGGTCCCGCTTCGAGGAGAGCCTGACCTTGGAGGAGCAGATCTCCCGCACGACGGACAACCTCAACGCCTTCCTCGGCAAGCTGCGCGACCCGGTCCGGAACTGA
- a CDS encoding cytochrome P450 yields the protein MPPTAQTTPDLPDVPVVDISDTGPGCTPLQQVMGLMREHGPLLVRRLHGRDVTFVADLDLVTELADETRFAKAVGPALENVREFAADGLFTAYSEEPNWARAHDILMPAFALGSMRTYHPVMLEVARRLIGSWDRAAFAGRPVNVPDDMTRMTLDTIGLAGFGYDFGSFDRDEPHPFVESMVRCLEWAMTRLARTPGSDHTAADEAFRTDAAHLAQVVDDVINARLASGESGGDDLLGLMLTATHPADGTTLDTTNIRNQVITFLIAGHETTSGAMSFAMYYLAKHPAVLQLVRREVDELWGDTADPEPTFDEVGRLTYTRQVLNEALRLWPTAAAFSRQAREDTLLGGRIPLRAGQALTVVAPMLHRQPVWGDNPELFDPSRFTPEAEAARSPHAFKPFGTGERACIGRQFALHEATMLLALLVHRYRLHDHADYRLTVKEALTLKPDGFTLTLTPRTGADRAHPPLPGAAPLTEAAAVSDAALPARVRRGTRALFLHGSNYGTCRDFAARLADEAAAVGCETEVAPLDAYAGGLPTDRTVVITAASYNGQPTDDARQFATWLDEATDAGGVHYAVLGVGDRNWAATYQHVPTRIDERLAELGATRLLDRAAGDASGDLTGTVRAFTADLRTALLTAHGDPDAVAPAPEPETAYEVRTLTSGPLDALAERHDLVPMTVTEAYGLTAPGHPRLKRFVRLALPAGTTYRTADHVTVLPVNDKALVERAAAALGVDLDSVLDIRATRPRSDGLAVDRPLTVRQLLAHHVELLRRPSAGQRSALATANPCPPERAQLAALGDDDPRTLVELFEAYPALRGALDWPALLDLLTPLRPRHYSVSSSPATDPGHVDLMVSLLEAPARSGNGTYRGVGSGHLAGVQPGDTVLARVQPCRDAFRVDHSRPVVMIAAGTGLAPFRGAVADRVAALARGEQLPPALCYFGCDAPEADFLHAEELRAAQTAGAVRLRPAFSAVPEGEVRFVQHRVAAEADEVAELLDAGARVYVCGDGSRMAPGVREAFRTLYRERTPGADEAAAERWLDGLVRDGRYVEDVYAAG from the coding sequence ATGCCCCCCACCGCGCAGACCACCCCGGATCTCCCCGACGTCCCGGTCGTCGACATCTCCGACACCGGCCCCGGGTGCACGCCCCTCCAGCAGGTCATGGGGCTGATGCGCGAGCACGGCCCGCTGCTGGTGCGCAGGCTGCACGGGCGGGACGTCACCTTCGTCGCGGACCTGGACCTCGTCACCGAGCTGGCCGACGAGACCCGGTTCGCCAAGGCGGTCGGCCCCGCGCTGGAGAACGTCCGGGAGTTCGCCGCCGACGGGCTGTTCACCGCCTACAGCGAGGAACCGAACTGGGCCAGGGCCCATGACATCCTGATGCCCGCCTTCGCGCTGGGCTCGATGCGGACCTACCACCCGGTGATGCTGGAGGTGGCGCGTCGGCTGATCGGCTCCTGGGACCGGGCCGCCTTTGCCGGACGGCCGGTGAACGTCCCGGACGACATGACCCGGATGACGCTCGACACCATCGGCCTCGCCGGATTCGGCTACGACTTCGGCTCCTTCGACCGGGACGAGCCGCACCCCTTCGTGGAGTCGATGGTGCGCTGCCTGGAGTGGGCCATGACCCGCCTGGCCCGCACCCCCGGCAGCGACCACACGGCGGCCGACGAGGCGTTCCGCACGGACGCCGCCCACCTCGCGCAGGTCGTCGACGACGTGATCAACGCCCGTCTGGCCTCCGGCGAGAGTGGCGGCGACGACCTCCTCGGCCTCATGCTCACCGCCACGCATCCGGCCGACGGCACCACCCTGGACACCACCAACATCCGCAACCAGGTGATCACCTTCCTGATCGCCGGTCACGAGACGACCTCCGGCGCGATGTCGTTCGCGATGTACTACCTGGCCAAGCACCCGGCCGTGCTCCAGCTCGTACGGCGCGAGGTGGACGAACTGTGGGGCGACACCGCCGACCCGGAGCCGACCTTCGACGAGGTCGGCCGGCTCACCTACACCCGGCAGGTCCTCAACGAGGCGCTCAGGCTCTGGCCGACCGCCGCCGCGTTCAGCCGTCAGGCCCGCGAGGACACCCTGCTCGGCGGCCGGATCCCGCTGCGCGCCGGACAGGCGCTCACCGTCGTCGCGCCGATGCTCCACCGGCAGCCCGTCTGGGGCGACAACCCCGAGCTGTTCGACCCCTCCCGCTTCACGCCCGAGGCCGAGGCGGCCCGCTCCCCGCACGCCTTCAAGCCCTTCGGCACCGGTGAACGCGCCTGCATCGGGCGGCAGTTCGCCCTGCACGAGGCGACCATGCTGCTCGCCCTCCTGGTCCACCGCTACCGGCTGCACGACCACGCCGACTACCGCCTCACCGTCAAGGAGGCGCTCACCCTCAAGCCCGACGGCTTCACCCTCACCCTGACCCCGCGCACCGGCGCCGACCGCGCCCACCCGCCCCTGCCGGGCGCCGCGCCGCTGACCGAGGCCGCCGCGGTCTCCGACGCCGCCCTCCCCGCCCGGGTCCGCCGGGGCACCCGCGCCCTCTTCCTGCACGGCAGCAACTACGGCACCTGCCGCGACTTCGCCGCCCGGCTCGCCGACGAGGCAGCCGCCGTGGGCTGCGAGACCGAGGTCGCCCCGCTGGACGCCTACGCGGGCGGCCTGCCCACCGACCGCACGGTCGTGATCACCGCCGCCTCCTACAACGGCCAACCCACCGACGACGCCCGGCAGTTCGCGACCTGGCTGGACGAGGCCACCGACGCCGGCGGCGTCCACTACGCCGTCCTCGGCGTCGGCGACCGCAACTGGGCCGCCACCTACCAGCACGTCCCGACCCGCATCGACGAGCGCCTCGCCGAACTGGGCGCCACCCGCCTGCTGGACCGTGCCGCCGGCGACGCCTCCGGCGACCTCACCGGTACCGTCCGCGCCTTCACCGCCGACCTGCGCACCGCGCTGCTCACGGCCCACGGCGACCCGGACGCCGTCGCCCCGGCGCCCGAACCGGAGACCGCCTACGAGGTCCGGACCCTGACCTCGGGCCCGCTGGACGCCCTCGCCGAGCGGCATGACCTGGTCCCGATGACCGTCACCGAGGCCTACGGCCTCACCGCCCCCGGCCACCCCCGCCTCAAGCGGTTCGTACGGCTCGCCCTGCCGGCCGGCACCACCTACCGCACCGCCGACCACGTCACCGTGCTCCCGGTCAACGACAAGGCACTCGTCGAGCGGGCCGCCGCGGCCCTCGGCGTCGACCTGGACTCCGTCCTGGACATCAGGGCCACCCGCCCGCGCAGCGACGGCCTCGCCGTGGACCGGCCCTTGACGGTACGTCAACTGCTCGCACACCACGTCGAGTTGCTCCGGCGCCCGAGTGCCGGGCAGCGGTCCGCGCTGGCCACCGCCAACCCCTGCCCGCCCGAGCGCGCCCAGTTGGCCGCCCTCGGCGACGACGACCCGCGCACACTGGTGGAGCTCTTCGAGGCCTACCCGGCCCTGCGCGGCGCCCTCGACTGGCCGGCGCTGCTCGACCTCCTCACGCCCCTGCGCCCGCGCCACTACTCGGTGTCCTCGTCGCCGGCCACCGACCCCGGGCACGTCGACCTGATGGTCTCCCTGCTGGAGGCGCCCGCCCGCTCCGGCAACGGCACCTACCGCGGCGTCGGCTCCGGCCACCTCGCCGGCGTCCAGCCCGGGGACACCGTCCTGGCCCGCGTCCAGCCCTGCCGGGACGCCTTCCGGGTCGACCACTCCCGGCCGGTCGTCATGATCGCCGCCGGTACCGGCCTGGCGCCCTTCCGCGGAGCCGTCGCCGACCGGGTCGCCGCGCTGGCCCGGGGGGAACAACTGCCGCCCGCCCTCTGCTACTTCGGCTGCGACGCCCCGGAGGCCGACTTCCTGCACGCCGAGGAACTGCGCGCCGCGCAGACCGCCGGGGCCGTCCGCCTGCGCCCCGCCTTCAGCGCCGTACCGGAGGGCGAGGTGCGGTTCGTGCAGCACCGCGTCGCCGCCGAGGCCGACGAGGTGGCTGAGCTGCTGGACGCGGGCGCCCGGGTGTACGTCTGCGGCGACGGTTCGCGGATGGCCCCCGGGGTGCGGGAGGCGTTCCGTACGCTGTACCGGGAACGCACGCCGGGTGCCGACGAGGCCGCCGCCGAGCGCTGGCTCGACGGGCTGGTGCGGGACGGCCGCTACGTCGAGGACGTGTACGCGGCCGGCTGA
- a CDS encoding ROK family protein, with protein MAGRNGRTVRDLRRANRTAVLQRLYFDGPLSRFELGPVTGLSSGSISNVVADLVADGLLEEAGSVESDGGRPRTLLRVAPGSGHMIGVDVGETRVRIELFDLTLTELARTERPLTDREYEVEVIVGHIRDGIAEVLAEVGLAPERLLGVGIGVPGIVEYTPERGAVVHGQTIGWDAVPLEELLRAGSPLPDDVRYFIDNGAQTLGQAEMWFGGGRGARNAVVVLFGSGVGACLVTPEVDHGRAVEWGHLTVRVRGRRCRCGALGCLEAYAGAESLLRRWHEEGGRPPQGVDEETALTAMMAAAYPGESGTADPVALAVLEETAEYLGAGLSDLINLFQPERILIGGWAGLQLGARFLPAVRRHAMSYALRHPAQKVSVDLGRLGPDAVTVGAAILPLADFFGRGGRRLEPAPEGPAPAWRTALEERAPH; from the coding sequence ATGGCGGGGCGGAACGGGCGCACGGTACGCGACCTCAGACGGGCCAACCGCACGGCCGTGCTGCAACGGCTCTACTTCGACGGCCCCCTCAGCCGCTTCGAGCTCGGCCCGGTCACCGGGCTCAGCTCCGGCTCGATCAGCAACGTCGTCGCCGACCTGGTCGCCGACGGACTGCTGGAGGAGGCCGGCAGCGTCGAGTCCGACGGCGGGCGCCCGCGCACCCTGCTGCGCGTCGCCCCCGGCAGCGGACACATGATCGGCGTCGACGTCGGCGAGACCCGGGTGCGCATCGAGCTGTTCGACCTCACCCTCACCGAACTCGCCCGCACGGAACGCCCGTTGACCGACCGGGAATACGAGGTCGAGGTCATCGTCGGGCACATCCGCGACGGCATCGCCGAGGTGCTGGCGGAGGTCGGCCTCGCCCCCGAGCGGCTCCTCGGCGTCGGCATCGGCGTCCCCGGCATCGTCGAGTACACCCCGGAGCGCGGAGCCGTCGTGCACGGGCAGACCATCGGCTGGGACGCGGTCCCGCTGGAGGAACTGCTGCGGGCCGGGTCACCCCTCCCGGACGACGTCCGGTACTTCATCGACAACGGCGCCCAGACCCTCGGCCAGGCCGAGATGTGGTTCGGCGGCGGACGCGGCGCCCGCAACGCCGTCGTGGTCCTCTTCGGCTCCGGCGTCGGCGCCTGCCTGGTCACACCCGAGGTGGACCATGGCCGGGCGGTGGAGTGGGGGCACCTGACGGTACGGGTGCGGGGGCGCCGGTGCCGCTGCGGCGCCCTCGGCTGTCTGGAGGCGTACGCCGGTGCCGAGTCCCTGCTGCGACGCTGGCACGAGGAGGGCGGACGGCCCCCGCAGGGCGTCGACGAGGAGACCGCGCTGACCGCGATGATGGCGGCGGCCTACCCGGGCGAGTCAGGCACGGCCGACCCCGTCGCGCTGGCGGTCCTGGAGGAGACGGCCGAGTACCTGGGGGCCGGCCTGTCCGACCTGATCAACCTCTTCCAGCCCGAGCGCATCCTCATCGGCGGCTGGGCCGGGCTCCAGCTCGGCGCGCGGTTCCTGCCCGCCGTACGGCGCCACGCCATGTCGTACGCCCTGCGCCACCCGGCGCAGAAGGTGAGCGTCGACCTCGGCCGGCTCGGGCCCGACGCGGTGACCGTCGGCGCCGCCATCCTGCCGCTCGCCGACTTCTTCGGACGCGGCGGCCGACGCCTGGAGCCCGCGCCCGAGGGGCCCGCGCCCGCCTGGCGCACCGCACTGGAGGAGCGGGCACCGCACTGA